Genomic window (Dolosigranulum savutiense):
ATAGCGTAAGCAAAAAATAATGATACAAAACCTAGACGAATAGAGTTAATTGCTCGCGCTCCGATAATTCGGCTAACGGGTACTTTATACGTGAAGCTTCGCCCGAAGTCCCCTTTTAAAGCATTCGTAATCCAATCGAAGTAACGAACAGGTAGCGGGTCATTTAAGCCCATCTGTTCACGTAATTCTTCTAATCGTGCAGGGTCAATATTCGGATCAATCAACCCAGTCAATGCATCTCCCGGCATAAATTCGGCAACAACGAATACTAATATACTCAAAAGTAAAATTTGAGGAATCATAATTAACAATCGTCGTACAACTGTTTTCCACATAATTAATGTCCTCCTTTTTCAAATCGAGTCGAAGGATTATCTCTGTGGCCATCTGGGTTGAAAGCAACTTGATGTCCTTCCTCAAAGTCTTGTAAATCATAAACACGGCCATTTTCATCGTAGTAGCCGGTTTGTTCTTTTTGATAGACTTCTTCTACGCGACGTCGCTCAGCTTTATGTTCTTCCCTAACACTTGGATCCATATCTGGAATAGCTGATAATAGACGCTTAGTATAAATATGCTGCGGATTAGTATAAACTTTTTCTCTAACCCCTTGTTCAACAAAACGTCCCTTATGCATAATCGCTAAATTATCTGACATATGTTTGACCACACCTAAGTCGTGTGAAATAAATAAATAACTTAATTTGAATTCTTCTTGAATTCGTTTCATAAAGTTAAGTACTTGTGCTTGAACAGATAAGTCAAGTGCTGATGTTGGCTCATCGGCAATAATTAATTGTGGGTTACTGGCAACTGCTCGAGCTACCCCAATACGTTGGCGCTGTCCGCCTGAGAATTCATGTGGATAGCGGTATAATACTTCTTCACGCATACCTACAATCTCAAGTAATTCAATTACTTTGCGCTTCTCTTCGTCATGTGTGTAGTTAAAGTAGTTGCGCATTGGTTCAGCAATGACATCTTTAATTCGTTTTTTCGGGTTTAATGAAGATGTCGAATCCTGGAAAATCATCTGAACATCTTTATTATAATCTGCATATTCTTTTTTCAGACTTCTTGCTTTACCCGTAACATCTTTTCCATTGTAGAAGATCTTTCCTGATGTAATCGGCTCTAATCCAATCAATGCTTTTCCGATAGTTGATTTTCCTGAACCAGACTCACCAACTAATCCATAAGTTTTTCCGCTATCAATCTCAAGTGAAACACCATCGACGGCTTTCACATAATCTTGAATCGTATTAAAAATCCCCCCACGGATTGGGTAATGCACTTTTAAATCTTTTAATTCAATTAAACTCATGCGTTATTCTCCTCTCCTGGAAAATAGAAATGTTTCCAAGAATTACCTCGTACTTTATGTCCTGGTGCAATTTCAGTCAACTGTGGATCATCATCAAAAGCATCATCATCCATCCACGGAATACGATCCTTGAAGCGATCTCCCGTACGCGGTAAGTTCTGAAGTGATGGCACTGTTCCGTGAATCACATGCAATTCCTCTCCATCTGCTAACTCATGTGGCACAGATTTCAAGAGTGAACGTGTGTATGGATGTTTCGGATTAGCAAATAATTCCTCAACCGGTGCTTCTTCAACGATTTGACCAGCATACATAACAGCCACTCGATCAGCTGTTTCTGCTACAACACCTAAATCGTGTGTGATTAGAATAATTCCGTTGTGTGTTTCTTCTTGGATATCGTTCATCAGGTCCAAAATTTGGGCTTGAATCGTTACATCCAATGCAGTTGTCGGCTCATCTGCAATTAAAATAGGTGGTTTATTTGCCAAAGCAATCGCAATAACAACACGTTGGCGCATCCCACCTGATAATTCATGTGGATAAGCTTTCATTACTTGTTCTGGTCGCGGAATACCTACCTGATTCAAGAGTTCTAATACGCGCGCTTTACGCTGTTCTTCATTCATATCTGTATGATAAAGTAATGATTCAGCAATCTGCTTGTAAACCGTCATAACTGGGTTTAGAGTTCCTAGTGGATCTTGGAAGATCATCCCAATATCATTACCTCTAATTTTATTGTATAATTTTTCATTTAATTTATTCAAATCGTAATCTTGGTAAATAATTTCGCCTTCAACGCGTGTATTCAATGGATCGTGCAGACCAATGATCGCCGTAGCTAAGGTTGATTTCCCACTTCCAGATTCACCTACGATAGCTAAAATTTCATCTTTTTCAAGTGTCAATGAGACATCATCAACGGCATTGTAAAATTTATCGCCGTATCGGAAGCCAACCGACAAATTATTAATTTCTAATAAGCTTTTTTCAACAGCCATACTAAACCTCCTAATGTAATCTTTCTGATTAAACGTCCCTTAAATAAAAAGTACGTTAGTTCTATTTTAAAGTAATAGTCTAAAATTTCAAGTCTTTTTTTAAACTTAATTTAATTTCATCTCATGATATGGATTAATTAGGAGATGTTATTGCTGACTTAAGACGTAATCAACAGCTTTCCCCACAGTTGTGAGGTTTTCTGCATCTTCGTCAGGAATTTCTCGACCAAATTGATCTTCCATTTCCATCACAAGTTCGACAATTTCTAACGAATCTGCTCCTAAATCATCTTGAAAAGTCGTATCTCGAGTAATTTTTTCCTCATCAACACCGAGCTGATCAACAATAATCGTTCTGATTTTATCAAATATTTGTTGTTCGTTCATCGTTACCCCTCCTATAAGGTTTATTTATGAGTAAGTTACATTGATTTATTAATCCTTTTGCAACTTTAAACTTATTTATTCTTACCTAACATTTTAACGCATACGTTTCTGTTTTACTAGCCTATTTTTTTAATTTTCACAAAATCTATTTATTTTCATTTTGCGGATCAAAGGCTTCTCGCAATTGATCAATTACTCCTGCGCGTAATATATCGCGCGCTTGTTTAACGGTATGATAGACCGCTTCTTCATTAGCTGATCCATGTGTCTTAATGACGGGGGCTTTAAGTCCAAATAATACTGCCCCACCATATTTAGAATAATCCAATGTATCTTTAATCGAACTTAAATCCTTTTTGACGAGCAATCCGCCTAATTTCGTTGTAAAACCGCCTGATTGAATGGTCGATTTAATGATATTCATTAATGATTTAGCGGTGCCTTCAATCGACTTCAAAACGGCATTTCCAGTAAATCCGTCAGTTACAATCACATCAGCGGGTGCTTGCAATATATCACGCGCTTCGACATTTCCGACAAAATTGAGCGACTGATCTTCTTGCAATAACTTGAAGGCTTCCTTAGACAACATATTCCCTTTATTATCTTCAGTTCCATTATTCAAGAGTGCTACTGTCGGCTGATCAATTTGGCGTATACCTGCCGCATAATACGAACCCAGAATCCCAAACTGATGAAGCTGCTCTGGCTTACAATCAGCATTCGCACCTAAATCCATAAACGTAAATGCTTCTCGCTCTCCTTCTAAGGATGGCATGGTAGACATTAGTGCCGGGCGATCAATTCCTTTAATCCGCCCCACAATTAAGGTGCCTGCTGCCAGTAGTGCACCCGTATTCCCTGCTGAAATAACAGCATCTACTTTACCTTCTTTAACTTCACGGGCCGCTAGAACCATGGATGCTTTTTTCTTACGACGAACAGCTCGCACTGGATCATCATCACTAGCTACTTTTTCTGTTGTGTGGACAATATCAACTAATTCTGGCTGCTCTAAGTGAGGCAAAATCGCCTCCTTATCTCCATATAACACTACACGGATATCGCGGAACTGCTGGGCTGCTTGTTCGGCTCCTCTTACAATGGCTTGAGGGGCATGATCTCCGCCCATCGCATCTACAGCTATCTTCATAATTTTCCTCCTATAGTCTAATCTAGTGTCGCTTGACTATCTTGATTGAATGCTTGATACAATGGCTTATATGCCGGACTATTCAAGCGTTCATCATCATTTAATAACAATATACTTTCTATTCGTGCTTCTTCTAAAATCGGGGCATGCTCAACAATATCACCGATCTTGAATTCGGGCAATCCAGATTGTTTATGTCCAAATAATTCTCCTGGTCCCCGCATTTGTAAATCACGTTCACTTAATTGGAAACCATCCGTCACTTCTGTAATGGTCTGCATCCGCTCAATACCAGATTCTGTCTTCGGGTCAGCAATTAAAACACAGTGTGCCTTCTTACTGCCACGTCCAACACGTCCACGCAATTGGTGTAACTGAGCCAGTCCAAAACGATCTGCATCATGAATAATCATAAGTGTCGCATTGGGCACATTAACCCCTACTTCAATGACCGTTGTTGACACTAAGATCTGCATCTTATTATCAGCAAATTGCTCAATAATATGTTGCTTATCTTCCGCTGACATTTGTCCATGGAGTAACCCAACTTGATGATTCGGGAAAAAACTACTATAAATTCGGTGCAAATCCGTCACATTCTGTACATCGAGATGTTCAGACTCTTCAATTAACGGACTAATTACATAGACTTGCGAGTTTTGGGCTAACTGCTTCGCAATAAATTGCTTCAACTGATCTGTCTGTTGCGGTCTAATCCAAATTGTCTTAACTGGTTGACGTCCCGGTGGCATTTCATCAATCACAGAAATGTCCATTTCCCCAAACGCTGTAATCGAAAGAGTTCGCGGAATTGGTGTAGCTGTCATAAATAAAACGTCCGGATGATCCCCTTTTTCACGCAACAATTTACGTTGATTCACCCCGAAACGGTGCTGCTCATCAATAATAATTAGTCCTAGATTTTGGAACTGAACGTGTTCTTGAATAAGAGCATGTGTTCCAATGACACAATCGAGTTCACCTGATCGCAACTGATCATAAATAGCTTGTTTTTCCTTATTCGTCAATGAGCCCGTCAGTAAGGCTACCTTCAGCTCGTAATGATTGAATAACTCGCTTAAACTATGGAAATGTTGTTCTGCCAATATTTCAGTCGGTGCCATAAGTGCGGTCTGCTTTCCCGCTGTCCATACAGAAAATAAACTCGCTGCAGCTACAATGGTCTTCCCACTTCCAACATCTCCTTGAAGTAGTCGAAACATTTGAATGGGTCGCAGTAAGTCTTTACTAATCTCATTCACAACACGTTTCTGAGCATCGGTTAACTCAAATGATAAATTAGCAAAAAATCCCTTTAATTGCTGAATATCGTATGAATTAATTTGTCCTTGCGCTGATTCATGTTGTTTTTTTCGTAACTGATTGAGTTTTAGTTGATAAAGCAAAAATTCAAAGAAAATTAACGTTTTTCGAGCAGCAGCTATATCATCTGTTTCAGTCGGAAAATGAATGATTCGAATTGCCTCTGAAAAAGACATTAATCCATATTTATCAATAATATCAGTGGGCAAGTAATCAGGTATAAGCGATTGATATTGATCCCAAGCTTGCTTAATAAGCTTGAAGATTGTCTGTTGATTAATCTGTTTATTCGAAGAGTAGACTGCTTCATGATCGGACTTCTGCTGACCAATCATCTTAATCCCCGTCAAGGACATCCGACGCGCATCCCACACGCCAAATACTCGGGTACTTTCGCCAGCATGAACGTATTGCTTCAAATATGGCTGATTGAAGAACGTCACTGGTACAATCACTTTCTCCACATTGAGCCGAAAAGAAAAGCGACTCTTCTTATGGCCAAAGTAACTTACCGTTCCCTCCGAGACAGCTTCTCCTTCTAAAACAACTTTTTCTTTATCTTCTATCGATTCGATCGACTTAACCGTCAAGTCCTCATAACGAAATGGATAAAAGGTTAGTAAATCATAAACGGTCTCTACGCCAAGTTGTTTTAAGGCTTCTGCTCGTTTTGGGCCCACACCACTGAGTTCCTTCATATTATCTTGTATCGATCGGCTCATACACTTCGCTCCTTTTAAATGAAAGAAACAGAACAATAGTACACGTTATACTATTGTCCTGTTTCGATGATTTATTCAACTGAAATGAGGTATGGATAAACAGGTTGATCCCCGCGGTGGGTTTCAATTTCGTAAGCATCGAAAATATCTTCTAAGCGCTCAAGAACATCCGCGGCTTCTTTTTCAGAAACAGCTTCACCAAAGAAGAGCGTAATAATTTCACTGTCATCATCTACCATTTGTTGAATCGTACGAATTAGTGATTCTAGACGGTCAGCATGACTTACTTTAATCTCACCATCGATAATCCCTAAGAAATCATCTTTTTTGATGGACACACCATTAATTTCTGTATCACGTACAGCATTCGTAATTTGACCCGACGTAATAAAGCTGATTTCTTCAGTCATTGCTGCTACATTCTCATCTAAACTTTGGGTTTCGATGTAGCCTAATAATGCGGAGAAACCTTGCTGAATTGTTTTGGTCTCGACAACCTTAGCCGGTACATCGATCACTTCGCAGGCCTGTTCAGCTGCCATGAAGATATTCTTGTTATTGGGCAGAATAATGTATGACTTCGCTGGCGCTTGGTTCATCGCTTCTACAATATCTTCTGTACTTGGATTCATCGTCTGGCCACCTGTAAGGACGTAATCAACGCCTAAGCTTTCAAATAATCCCTTGAGCCCTTCACCTGCTGCGATCGCAATAATAGCTGTTTCTTTAGGTTTTTTCGTGTGCTGTGATTTTGATAAATCAGGAGCCGTTTTCTTCTCTGTTCCTGCAAGTTCAGAGTGCTGTTCGCGCATATTATCAACTTTTATTTTGATTAATGAACCGAATCGTTGTCCATAATTCATTACTTCTCCCGGACGCTCTGTGTGAACGTGGACTTTAATAATTTCATCATCAGCGACAACAAGCAATGAATCCCCTAAGTCGTTTAAATAATTACGGAACGTTTCATAATCGAATGTTTCTTCGACCGTCTCACCTTCACCGACGCGGACCATGATTTCAGTACAATAACCAAACTCAATATCTTCGCTATTAACAGAATCGTGAACGCCATTACGGTGATGTTCAGCTTGAACAAGTTCTTCCAATGAAATTTCATCATCTTCTGTAACCACTGGCGCCTCTCCTGTTAATGATGATAGGAAGCCTTCATAGACATACACAAGACCTTGCCCACCACTATCAACAACGCCAACTTCCTTCAACACTTCCAGTAATTCTGGTGTTCGTTTTAATGATGCTTTGGCTTCGTCTAATACCGCACGCATCACTTCAATAATATCGTCAGTTTGTTCAGAACGTTCAAGCCCAGCGCTAGCTGATTCACGTGCTACAGTTAGGACAGTTCCTTCTACTGGCTTCATGACTGCATTATACGCCGAATCTACTCCACTTTGAAAAGCTTGAGCCAGTTGTTTGGCATTTAATGTGTTAAGTTCTTCTACACTTTTGGAAAAACCTCGGAATAATTGTGATAAAATTACGCCAGAGTTCCCGCGTGCCCCCATTAACAAGCCTTTTGACAATGCTTTAGTCAATTGTCCCACATGATCAGCTGTACTTTCACGGACTGACTTGGCACCACTTGTAAAGGTTAAGTTCATATTTGTTCCGGTATCCCCATCCGGAACCGGAAAAACGTTCAATGAGTTAACATATTCAGATTGTTCTTCTAGTCGCTGTCGACCAGCTAATACCATATCTTTAAAATCTTTTGCTTTAATCTCTTTAAATTCCACTGTTTTCTATGCCTCCTAATTATCCGCTACTAATCGCTATACCCGAACGCCTTGTACATAAATATTAACGGACGTTGCTTTAATTCCAAGCTGAGCTTCTAATTGATAGCGAACTTGTTCTTGAACATTTCTGGATACTTCTGAAATCTTAATACCGTAGCTGACAATTATATAGACATCCACATGAATATCTTGATCATCTTGACGAATTTCAATTCCGCGTGCATAATTATCACGCTTCAAAATTTCATAAAATCCATCTCTAACTTGTTGACGGCTAGCCATCCCAACGATTCCAAACACCTCGGTTGCTACACCACCGACGACGGTTGCAATTGCGTTTGTTGAAATCTCAATCATTCCATTTTTTGTTCTCATATTAACTGACATACACTTACCCCTTTCACAAGTGAGGTTTCTAAGATAGTATTATAATTTTATATAATTAGCCTACTCAGATATACGAAATAACTTCGAATCAATACATCTCTATTAGACTAAATCACCACCTATTCTACCATATTCCAACGTATAGTTCAAAATTCCACCCCATTATTTTTAGAAAAACTCATCTAAAACTTGTTATAGATGCCTAATTGTGGTATCATATTCAAGTGTTAGTGAGTGTTTTACTTGCTCGTCAAGTGAACACTGACATATTTATCAAAAGGGGGATATTAAAAATGGCTAAAGAATGTTACGTAACAGGACGTAAAGCTAAACGAGGAAACCAACGTTCAAACGCAAACAACAAAACAAAGCGTACTTTTGGTGCTAACTTACAAAAAGTTAGAATCAAAGAGGACGGTAAAATCAAAAAAGTATGGGTTTCAGCTCGTGCCTTAAAATCAGGTAAAGTTGAACGTGTATAATCATTATTAGAAAGCATGCAGTTATCAGCTTAGATAATTGCATGCTTTTTATGTGTGCGGCACTTACTAGTCACGGCTCTGAACAACCGCCAGCAAACCACTTTTAAAAGAAAATTCAGCCGGCTGATCGCTAGCCAAGAATTCATTGCTAATAAGTGCTCTTGGCGTCTCATAACTAGCCTCTACTAACGTATATTTCACTTGACGCAACGTTAAGCTCTTAATTGGTGTTAGCCCAATATATGAAAGATAATTATCAGGGTGATCCTGCTCAACTTGATAGTGACCGGGTTGATAGACCCGTAAGCTATTTTTAGGACTACAGAAGACTAAGCGTGACAAAACCGCTTGGAACCTTTCTTGATAAACTAAATACAAAATACTTAAAAAATGATCCAAGCGCCCACCGATCCAGTTATGGATATGAATAGGAGCCTCGTCAGATAAATTCAGTGCATGTAATAAAGCCAATTCTGTATCAGTATCATCTTTTTCGGCTTGAAATCTTTCTATGCATTGACTTTCTTTTTTGATTTGCTGCCACTCCTGTTCCGTTACGGAATCAAAATCGCCAATCGCCAAATCAACCGGATAACCGGCATTTAATAAATAGATAGTCCCGTAATCAACGCCCACACATATATCTCCCAATCGATAATCAAGTGCCAATTGCTCTTCACGCGGGGCTCCTAAGACGAGATGAATGATCATGCTTGGCCCCCAACTGCCTTCAGCTTAGCCAGTCGTTCGCCGGGATTTTCCGCACCATAAATATAAGAACCTGCCACGAACACATCAACACCGGCTTCTAAACACCGCTCTGTTTCCGCTCCTGCTTTAATTCCACCATCTACTTCGATTGTATAGTGATAATGATGTTGCTGACGTAAATCATTTAATTGGGTCATTTTTTGGACAGTGGAGTCTATAAAGGATTGGCCACCGAAGCCAGGATTCACCGTCATAACTAGAACCAGATCAACCAGATCCAAGACCGGTTCAATCGCACTAACAGGGGTTCCTGGATTAATCGCTACTCCTGATTTGACATTTAACTGATTAATCAGTTGTAAACCACGGTGAAGGTGATCCGTACTTTCAGCATGGATTGTAATGATGTCCGCTCCAGCTTCAGCGAAAGCGTTAATGTAACGTTCTGGATCTACAATCATTAAATGAACATCCAATGGTAATGAGGTGTGCGGACGAATCGCTTCAACCACATTGGGCCCGAAAGTTATATTGGGCACGAACTGACCATCCATAACATCCACATGAACCCAATCAGCTCCTTCGCGTTCGATTAGTTCAATATCTTGTCTCAACTGGGAAAAATCGGCACTTAAAATTGACGGTGCTACTTTCACATTATCGCTCCTTTTTTAATATACAGGTTTTCGGTTTATAATTTCTTCTAAAAATAAAATATAATGCGCATACCGCTCTTCTAACATATCACCAGAGGCTACTGCTTGCTTAACAGCACATTTGGGTTCCTTATAATGGAGACATCCGCGAAACTTACATGCAGCACGGCGCTCCCAACATTCTGGGAAACATTCACGCAATGATTCTTTCTCAATAGTGGTGAATTCTAAGGCACTGAACCCTGGTGTGTCAGCAATTAATCCACCTAAAACAGAAACCAATTCAACATGCCGGGTTGTATGACGACCGCGTCCAAGTGCTTTGGATGTTTCAGCTGTTTTAAAGTTTAAAGATGGATCGATAGCATTCAATAATGTTGATTTTCCAACACCCGACTGCCCCATAAAGACGGCTAGTTGTCCTTGAATGACTTGGCTTAATGCTTGTTTGGTAGCATTCAGGTTGTCCTGATCCACCAAGATAAACGGATAGCCCAATGATTGATAGTATGCTTGATAGTCCTTTAATCGGTCCATGGCTTCTTGATCAATCAAGTCCAATTTTGTCACTAAAATAGCAGGCTGAATATGGTGTGCTTCTAATTGTACTAAGAAACGATCCAAGAGCTGCGTATTGAAGTCCGGTTCAACCGCTGATGTCACTACACAGCCAACTTCAACATTCACCACTTGTGGTCGAGAAAGTTCATTTTTCCGTTCCAAAATAGTTTGAATCGTTCCTTCTTCATTCTCATCAAGTGAAAATTCGACATAATCCCCCACATAAGGTGATATATCTTGATTGCGGAAGATACCCCGCGCTCTTGTCTGGTAAGTCCGGTCATCATCCGTTGTGACATAATAAAATCCACTCAATGCTTTCGTAATTCGTCCTGTTTGCACCAATAATAGCCTCCTAATGATTTGATACACTCTGTTCTGCTACAATATTTCCATCAACAACAACTCTATATTTAGCTCGCTTCCCTTTTTCAACGGTGAACTTCAAGGTCAGTTCCGTATCCTCCGTACTGTCGAATGAATGAACGGCTTCTTCCATATGATGATCGGCATCTGAGATATATACACGGACTTTGTTAGGGCGGCGTTGAGAGAGTTCTTCTTCAT
Coding sequences:
- a CDS encoding ATP-binding cassette domain-containing protein: MSLIELKDLKVHYPIRGGIFNTIQDYVKAVDGVSLEIDSGKTYGLVGESGSGKSTIGKALIGLEPITSGKIFYNGKDVTGKARSLKKEYADYNKDVQMIFQDSTSSLNPKKRIKDVIAEPMRNYFNYTHDEEKRKVIELLEIVGMREEVLYRYPHEFSGGQRQRIGVARAVASNPQLIIADEPTSALDLSVQAQVLNFMKRIQEEFKLSYLFISHDLGVVKHMSDNLAIMHKGRFVEQGVREKVYTNPQHIYTKRLLSAIPDMDPSVREEHKAERRRVEEVYQKEQTGYYDENGRVYDLQDFEEGHQVAFNPDGHRDNPSTRFEKGGH
- a CDS encoding ABC transporter ATP-binding protein — encoded protein: MAVEKSLLEINNLSVGFRYGDKFYNAVDDVSLTLEKDEILAIVGESGSGKSTLATAIIGLHDPLNTRVEGEIIYQDYDLNKLNEKLYNKIRGNDIGMIFQDPLGTLNPVMTVYKQIAESLLYHTDMNEEQRKARVLELLNQVGIPRPEQVMKAYPHELSGGMRQRVVIAIALANKPPILIADEPTTALDVTIQAQILDLMNDIQEETHNGIILITHDLGVVAETADRVAVMYAGQIVEEAPVEELFANPKHPYTRSLLKSVPHELADGEELHVIHGTVPSLQNLPRTGDRFKDRIPWMDDDAFDDDPQLTEIAPGHKVRGNSWKHFYFPGEENNA
- the acpP gene encoding acyl carrier protein translates to MNEQQIFDKIRTIIVDQLGVDEEKITRDTTFQDDLGADSLEIVELVMEMEDQFGREIPDEDAENLTTVGKAVDYVLSQQ
- the plsX gene encoding phosphate acyltransferase PlsX, which produces MKIAVDAMGGDHAPQAIVRGAEQAAQQFRDIRVVLYGDKEAILPHLEQPELVDIVHTTEKVASDDDPVRAVRRKKKASMVLAAREVKEGKVDAVISAGNTGALLAAGTLIVGRIKGIDRPALMSTMPSLEGEREAFTFMDLGANADCKPEQLHQFGILGSYYAAGIRQIDQPTVALLNNGTEDNKGNMLSKEAFKLLQEDQSLNFVGNVEARDILQAPADVIVTDGFTGNAVLKSIEGTAKSLMNIIKSTIQSGGFTTKLGGLLVKKDLSSIKDTLDYSKYGGAVLFGLKAPVIKTHGSANEEAVYHTVKQARDILRAGVIDQLREAFDPQNENK
- the recG gene encoding ATP-dependent DNA helicase RecG, producing MSRSIQDNMKELSGVGPKRAEALKQLGVETVYDLLTFYPFRYEDLTVKSIESIEDKEKVVLEGEAVSEGTVSYFGHKKSRFSFRLNVEKVIVPVTFFNQPYLKQYVHAGESTRVFGVWDARRMSLTGIKMIGQQKSDHEAVYSSNKQINQQTIFKLIKQAWDQYQSLIPDYLPTDIIDKYGLMSFSEAIRIIHFPTETDDIAAARKTLIFFEFLLYQLKLNQLRKKQHESAQGQINSYDIQQLKGFFANLSFELTDAQKRVVNEISKDLLRPIQMFRLLQGDVGSGKTIVAAASLFSVWTAGKQTALMAPTEILAEQHFHSLSELFNHYELKVALLTGSLTNKEKQAIYDQLRSGELDCVIGTHALIQEHVQFQNLGLIIIDEQHRFGVNQRKLLREKGDHPDVLFMTATPIPRTLSITAFGEMDISVIDEMPPGRQPVKTIWIRPQQTDQLKQFIAKQLAQNSQVYVISPLIEESEHLDVQNVTDLHRIYSSFFPNHQVGLLHGQMSAEDKQHIIEQFADNKMQILVSTTVIEVGVNVPNATLMIIHDADRFGLAQLHQLRGRVGRGSKKAHCVLIADPKTESGIERMQTITEVTDGFQLSERDLQMRGPGELFGHKQSGLPEFKIGDIVEHAPILEEARIESILLLNDDERLNSPAYKPLYQAFNQDSQATLD
- a CDS encoding DAK2 domain-containing protein, with the translated sequence MEFKEIKAKDFKDMVLAGRQRLEEQSEYVNSLNVFPVPDGDTGTNMNLTFTSGAKSVRESTADHVGQLTKALSKGLLMGARGNSGVILSQLFRGFSKSVEELNTLNAKQLAQAFQSGVDSAYNAVMKPVEGTVLTVARESASAGLERSEQTDDIIEVMRAVLDEAKASLKRTPELLEVLKEVGVVDSGGQGLVYVYEGFLSSLTGEAPVVTEDDEISLEELVQAEHHRNGVHDSVNSEDIEFGYCTEIMVRVGEGETVEETFDYETFRNYLNDLGDSLLVVADDEIIKVHVHTERPGEVMNYGQRFGSLIKIKVDNMREQHSELAGTEKKTAPDLSKSQHTKKPKETAIIAIAAGEGLKGLFESLGVDYVLTGGQTMNPSTEDIVEAMNQAPAKSYIILPNNKNIFMAAEQACEVIDVPAKVVETKTIQQGFSALLGYIETQSLDENVAAMTEEISFITSGQITNAVRDTEINGVSIKKDDFLGIIDGEIKVSHADRLESLIRTIQQMVDDDSEIITLFFGEAVSEKEAADVLERLEDIFDAYEIETHRGDQPVYPYLISVE
- a CDS encoding Asp23/Gls24 family envelope stress response protein, which translates into the protein MSVNMRTKNGMIEISTNAIATVVGGVATEVFGIVGMASRQQVRDGFYEILKRDNYARGIEIRQDDQDIHVDVYIIVSYGIKISEVSRNVQEQVRYQLEAQLGIKATSVNIYVQGVRV
- the rpmB gene encoding 50S ribosomal protein L28; amino-acid sequence: MAKECYVTGRKAKRGNQRSNANNKTKRTFGANLQKVRIKEDGKIKKVWVSARALKSGKVERV
- a CDS encoding thiamine diphosphokinase, giving the protein MIIHLVLGAPREEQLALDYRLGDICVGVDYGTIYLLNAGYPVDLAIGDFDSVTEQEWQQIKKESQCIERFQAEKDDTDTELALLHALNLSDEAPIHIHNWIGGRLDHFLSILYLVYQERFQAVLSRLVFCSPKNSLRVYQPGHYQVEQDHPDNYLSYIGLTPIKSLTLRQVKYTLVEASYETPRALISNEFLASDQPAEFSFKSGLLAVVQSRD
- the rpe gene encoding ribulose-phosphate 3-epimerase, with product MKVAPSILSADFSQLRQDIELIEREGADWVHVDVMDGQFVPNITFGPNVVEAIRPHTSLPLDVHLMIVDPERYINAFAEAGADIITIHAESTDHLHRGLQLINQLNVKSGVAINPGTPVSAIEPVLDLVDLVLVMTVNPGFGGQSFIDSTVQKMTQLNDLRQQHHYHYTIEVDGGIKAGAETERCLEAGVDVFVAGSYIYGAENPGERLAKLKAVGGQA
- the rsgA gene encoding ribosome small subunit-dependent GTPase A, with amino-acid sequence MQTGRITKALSGFYYVTTDDDRTYQTRARGIFRNQDISPYVGDYVEFSLDENEEGTIQTILERKNELSRPQVVNVEVGCVVTSAVEPDFNTQLLDRFLVQLEAHHIQPAILVTKLDLIDQEAMDRLKDYQAYYQSLGYPFILVDQDNLNATKQALSQVIQGQLAVFMGQSGVGKSTLLNAIDPSLNFKTAETSKALGRGRHTTRHVELVSVLGGLIADTPGFSALEFTTIEKESLRECFPECWERRAACKFRGCLHYKEPKCAVKQAVASGDMLEERYAHYILFLEEIINRKPVY